In the genome of Manis javanica isolate MJ-LG chromosome 17, MJ_LKY, whole genome shotgun sequence, one region contains:
- the LOC140846971 gene encoding LOW QUALITY PROTEIN: uncharacterized protein (The sequence of the model RefSeq protein was modified relative to this genomic sequence to represent the inferred CDS: deleted 1 base in 1 codon), which yields METPSRRPRSCSFARGGTLRGPRWGPRPGAGRERGARGRPCVTPARCPQSCARPRPVARAIADALAVLVSSLQRPELFPGTGPTLELLAAAGRDVAAWVSAARAPAPPLAPLACVPRSPQRHPDPIRVLSVSPSPGCGESRAAGRVKDGVRGRPRPLASFIPSCLRSSSSWAGQAPRGAPPAPRRRPKPRRAASAAGGRAVRPRAGARAAAPGCEPRLGALRARRGVWARGKSWLSPPRLLRKLQDSPRCREATVVFDLLRPLPWDLRLVAQSGCDPKRCARSPPWPRRVSEQRTLKLGLCRDCPLLDPPWLVREVRLLFPRTGPSPHSCGVSPGPHCPQSFQPRGWQ from the exons ATGGAG ACGCCGAGCCGAAGGCCGCGCAGCTGTTCCTTCGCCCGAGGAGGGACCCTCCGAGGCCCTCGGTGGGGCCCGCGGCCGGGAGCGGGGCGGGAAAGAGGGGCCCGGGGCCGGCCCTGTGTCACTCCCGCCCGGTGCCCGCAGTCGTGTGCGCGGCCGCGCCCGGTGGCCCGGGCCATCGCCGACGCCCTGGCCGTGCTG GTGAGCAGCCTGCAGAGGCCCGAGCTGTTTCCCGGCACCGGCCCGACCCTGGAGCTGCTGGCGGCCGCGGGGCGGGACGTGGCGGCCTGGGTGAGTGCCGCCCGCGCCCCGGCCCCTCCGCTCGCCCCACTCGCATGTGTCCCGCGGAGCCCCCAACGCCATCCCGACCCCATTCGCGTCCTCTCGGTGTCCCCCAGTCCGGGCTGCGGAGAGTCAAGGGCGGCTGGGAGGGTCAAGGACGGAGTCAGAGGGCGGCCCCGGCCCTTGGCCTCGTTCATTCCCTCGTGTCTCCGCTCCAGCTCGAGCTGGGCCGGCCAGGCTCCTCGAGGAGCCCCCCCGGCGCCCAGGAGGCGTCCGAAGCCACGGAGAGCTGCGAGTGCGGCAGGCGGGAGAGCGGTGCGACCGCGGGCGGGAGCGAGGGCGGCTGCGCCGGGATGCGAGCCGAGGCTTGGAGCGCTCAGGGCCCGGAGGGGAGTTTGGGCGCGAGGGAAGTCCTGGCTCAGCCCGCCTCGCCTCCTTCGCAAGCTCCAGGACTCGCCTCGGTGCCGCGAGGCCACCGTCGTCTTCGACCTCCTGCGCCCGCTCCCGTGGGACCTGAGGCTGGTGGCGCAGTCGGGCTGCGACCCGAAGCGCTGCGCTCGTTCGCCCCCTTGGCCCAGGCGGGTCTCTGAGCAGCGGACGCTGAAGCTGGGACTCTGCCGCGATTGTCCGCTCCTCGACCCTCCTTGGCTGGTGCGAGAGGTGCGGTTACTTTTCCCGAGGACCGGACCGAGTCCCCACAGCTGTGGTGTTTCCCCGGGACCGCACTGCCCACAGAGCTTCCAGCCGCGGGGCTGGCAGTAG